The Aggregatilinea lenta genome includes a region encoding these proteins:
- a CDS encoding ArsR/SmtB family transcription factor, with amino-acid sequence MDIKYQQKSRLYDLFAQIGKALSSPGRLELLDLLTQAPRTVEELAVETGMSISNTSQHLQRLKQAHLVATEREGTFIRYRLAASAVGELWHTLRQVAEQQLSDVDLALDDYRERRHEFERISAQDLRLRLQSRDVVLLDARPTVEYETGHLPGALSVPVETVEQLLKSLPDDKTIVAYCRGPYCVLADEVLAMFAQAGRQVARLEEGVTEWQMAGYEVSRA; translated from the coding sequence ATGGACATCAAATACCAGCAGAAGAGCCGACTGTACGACCTCTTCGCCCAGATCGGCAAGGCACTGTCCAGTCCTGGCAGGCTGGAACTTCTGGACTTGCTAACTCAGGCCCCGCGCACCGTCGAAGAACTCGCGGTCGAAACGGGCATGAGCATCTCCAACACCTCGCAGCATTTACAGCGGCTCAAGCAGGCACACCTGGTTGCAACCGAGCGGGAAGGAACCTTCATCCGCTACCGGCTGGCTGCTTCTGCCGTGGGTGAACTCTGGCACACGCTGCGCCAGGTGGCCGAACAGCAGCTTAGCGATGTTGACCTGGCCCTGGACGACTATCGCGAGCGACGTCACGAGTTTGAGCGCATCAGTGCCCAGGACTTACGGCTGCGCCTTCAAAGCAGAGACGTGGTCCTGCTTGATGCGCGTCCTACGGTGGAGTACGAAACCGGCCATCTGCCCGGCGCGCTGTCCGTCCCGGTCGAAACTGTAGAACAGTTGCTGAAATCACTTCCCGACGACAAGACCATTGTGGCTTACTGTCGCGGCCCTTACTGCGTGCTGGCCGATGAAGTCCTGGCAATGTTCGCCCAGGCTGGCAGACAGGTTGCACGGCTGGAAGAAGGCGTTACCGAGTGGCAGATGGCAGGTTATGAAGTCTCTCGTGCATAA
- a CDS encoding metal-sulfur cluster assembly factor, whose translation MTLNYDDVIAALKQVIDPELGINIVDLGLVYEAQVLDDHVLITMTMTTPACPLGSHLVDEATFAVEQLTGAASVDVQLIWQPAWDPMMMSLEAKQQLGWI comes from the coding sequence ATGACGCTAAACTATGATGATGTGATCGCAGCCCTAAAACAAGTGATCGATCCTGAACTGGGGATTAATATCGTTGACCTGGGGCTGGTGTATGAAGCGCAGGTGCTGGATGACCATGTCCTGATCACGATGACGATGACGACTCCCGCCTGCCCATTGGGTTCGCATTTGGTGGATGAGGCAACGTTTGCAGTTGAACAACTCACCGGGGCAGCCAGTGTTGATGTTCAATTAATCTGGCAGCCCGCCTGGGACCCAATGATGATGTCGCTTGAAGCAAAACAACAACTCGGATGGATATAA
- the nirK gene encoding copper-containing nitrite reductase, producing MTVEYTLLTGGDTGQLEFVGVGGDIDGQINPTLTANPGDVVKITLINADRMLHDVIIDEFNAQSDQFSGRDEQDSITFTADQVGEFVYYCSVPGHRQAGMWGKLVVGQPSAPTVTGANIVQHPANGPAPVGEREPQTVQVDLVAEEVVGQLADNTSMTYFTFNGTVPGPMLRVRVGDTVEVHFRNDTTSQFPHSVDFHAATGPGGGAVYSNLNPGDETVFSFKALNPGLYVYHCATPSVAHHIANGMYGMILVEPEAGLAPVDREFYVMHGEIYTEEPFGTQGYVHFDHAKMLAEAPEYFVFNGAAGGLTTDDNALRANVGETVRLYFGVGGPNFTSSFHVIGEIMDRVYDRASLTSPPLTDVQTTLVPPGGATIVEVTLDVPGRFILVDHALSRLERGLVGYLLVDGDPDPTIFDGQLTAGSGH from the coding sequence GTGACCGTTGAATACACCTTGCTCACCGGTGGCGATACGGGCCAACTGGAGTTTGTCGGTGTTGGTGGTGATATTGATGGTCAAATCAACCCCACCCTGACCGCGAACCCTGGTGATGTGGTCAAGATCACCTTGATTAACGCTGACAGGATGCTGCACGACGTGATTATTGACGAATTCAACGCCCAATCCGACCAGTTTTCCGGGCGAGATGAACAAGACAGCATTACGTTTACTGCCGATCAGGTCGGCGAATTCGTGTATTACTGTTCCGTTCCGGGCCACCGGCAGGCTGGGATGTGGGGCAAGCTTGTCGTCGGCCAACCATCTGCCCCAACTGTGACCGGTGCCAACATTGTGCAACACCCGGCCAATGGGCCCGCACCGGTGGGCGAACGCGAGCCGCAAACCGTCCAGGTGGATTTGGTCGCCGAGGAAGTTGTCGGTCAGTTGGCGGATAACACGTCTATGACGTATTTCACGTTTAACGGCACGGTGCCTGGCCCCATGCTGCGCGTGCGTGTCGGTGATACTGTTGAGGTGCATTTCCGCAACGACACAACAAGTCAATTCCCGCATTCGGTAGATTTTCATGCAGCGACCGGTCCTGGTGGCGGGGCGGTCTACAGCAATCTGAATCCTGGCGATGAGACTGTGTTCTCGTTCAAAGCGTTGAATCCTGGCCTGTATGTGTATCACTGCGCGACGCCCAGCGTGGCGCACCATATCGCCAATGGCATGTACGGCATGATCCTGGTCGAGCCGGAAGCGGGTTTGGCCCCGGTTGACCGCGAATTTTATGTCATGCACGGCGAAATTTATACCGAGGAACCCTTTGGCACGCAGGGTTACGTTCACTTCGATCATGCCAAAATGCTGGCTGAAGCGCCCGAATACTTCGTGTTCAATGGCGCGGCAGGTGGTTTGACCACAGATGACAACGCGCTGCGTGCCAACGTGGGTGAAACCGTGCGCCTCTACTTTGGCGTCGGTGGGCCGAACTTCACCTCGTCGTTCCACGTTATTGGCGAGATCATGGATCGTGTGTACGACCGGGCATCGCTCACCAGTCCGCCGCTGACGGATGTGCAGACGACGCTCGTGCCGCCGGGTGGTGCGACGATAGTTGAGGTCACGCTGGATGTGCCGGGGCGTTTCATCCTGGTGGACCACGCGCTAAGCCGCCTGGAGCGCGGGTTAGTGGGGTATCTGCTGGTTGATGGCGACCCCGACCCAACGATTTTTGATGGACAACTGACCGCTGGTTCGGGTCACTAA
- a CDS encoding Crp/Fnr family transcriptional regulator, with protein sequence MKTPESATPLNEYLAEIPYFSVLVPGELAGLAREAIHLTFSPDEAIFFEGDESRGLWIIEDGNIKITKLSLAGNEYILHLLGPGDSFNDIAALDGGPTPANAIAMSPVSAWLLPTEMMERTLDRYPVMAHAALKMMGARIRALGHQIEDLTLYPVIVRLARFLLAQAENPSLSGPGVTRAAIAAHLATTPETISRVLAKLQDTGVIRFDRHKIMITNAELLRTMAVR encoded by the coding sequence ATGAAAACTCCTGAATCTGCCACGCCCTTAAACGAGTACTTAGCGGAAATACCGTATTTCAGTGTGTTAGTTCCTGGTGAACTTGCTGGTCTGGCGCGTGAGGCTATTCATCTCACATTTTCCCCGGACGAAGCGATCTTTTTCGAAGGCGACGAATCGCGTGGTTTGTGGATCATCGAGGATGGCAATATCAAAATCACCAAGCTGAGTTTGGCCGGTAATGAGTATATTCTCCACTTGCTTGGCCCCGGTGATTCATTCAATGATATTGCAGCACTGGATGGTGGTCCTACGCCTGCCAATGCGATTGCCATGAGTCCTGTGTCAGCGTGGCTGCTGCCAACTGAGATGATGGAGCGCACCCTGGATCGCTATCCTGTCATGGCGCACGCGGCGCTGAAAATGATGGGGGCGCGTATTCGTGCTCTGGGTCACCAGATCGAAGACCTGACCCTATACCCGGTGATTGTCCGACTGGCTCGGTTCTTATTAGCACAGGCCGAGAATCCATCGCTGAGTGGTCCGGGTGTGACGCGAGCTGCCATTGCGGCGCACCTGGCGACGACACCTGAAACGATCAGCCGGGTGCTCGCTAAGCTCCAGGATACAGGGGTTATCCGCTTCGACCGCCACAAGATCATGATTACCAACGCTGAACTATTGCGGACGATGGCCGTTCGGTAA
- a CDS encoding ATP-binding protein: MTIQQQWTPQIDNVRCTGCGDCIVLCPTGALGEIGGKAVVVRPQTCTYCAICEDVCPTNAIGLPYQIIFSQDHPDSKGERY, from the coding sequence ATGACTATCCAGCAACAATGGACCCCCCAGATCGACAACGTGCGCTGTACCGGTTGCGGCGATTGTATCGTCCTGTGTCCCACGGGTGCGTTAGGTGAAATTGGCGGAAAAGCCGTCGTTGTGCGCCCTCAAACCTGCACCTATTGCGCAATTTGTGAGGATGTTTGCCCTACAAATGCAATTGGGCTGCCCTACCAGATTATTTTTTCGCAGGACCATCCAGACTCGAAAGGCGAGAGATATTGA